The Kryptolebias marmoratus isolate JLee-2015 linkage group LG9, ASM164957v2, whole genome shotgun sequence nucleotide sequence ACCGGGCCGGGCCACCCTACAGAGGATGAGCTCGTCCTTTATATCTCACGCCACAGGTGAGGTTGGAATGCGGACGGAGCAATCCCCTGGTTCCTGCGGGTGAAGCGCCGATCCTTCCTCGCAGACACCCGACCCGGAGGGGGAATCCCACCTCCTCCGGTTTGAGAACAAGCAGAACCGCTCTACGTGGTTCTCCTTCCTCAGAGAAATGTGGAGGAACGTGTCTGTTGGGGCAAAGCAGGTCAGGCGTGTCCGACGTTATTGttcagtaaaatatttgttcGGTTGCCATGAGAGCAACAACACCTCAGAAACACGACCACAGGATTCCATTTGCATCTGCGCCACACATGAAGGCTCGGGTGGAGAGGACAGCTCCACCTGAGCGTCAGGGAGATCACCTCAGGTCGTTATCTGAGCTCTGAAGCTCCACATCTGGCTGCAGATGTGACTTTGACTACGTCTCCATGTCCCACTGACTGATTACTAAGAAGACTCCCTGAAGAACTGAACTCCTTCAGTTTCTGACCGGTCTGAACAGATCAGAGCTGGTTTCACGCCTGAAagctcaaaataataaaaactgtctttaaaatccCAGTTTAGAGACCAACTTTGACTGTCACCTGCAGGAAACGTGAAACAGACGCGTCTTTTTGCTTAAATGTGGGGGAAAAGCAGGAATAGATTCACGTGTTCTCATCCTGTAATCGACAGAAACGAGTCAGGAGGCGACGGCCGCCGACTCTGAGCTTTATTTATAGTTTCAGCAGGAAATCGAACTCTAATGTGACTTGATGATGTTAAACGAGGCGCTGCCGCTCGGGTCGGTGAGAAACCTGCAGCTTTCAGGCCCGACTGGATGTTTATCTTCTGTCCCCACCAAGCTGAGGAAACAATACGGTACGGCAAGAAGTTTCGCCACATAATCGAATCGCCCTGTTTACTGATTCAGATATTTCCTGGTCACTGTAACGTTCCTCCAACTAATGATGACGGGGGAAAAACCCGTTTCGGaatctctaaaataaaacttagaagtaataaaaatggtaaatatctaaactgtaaaaaaaaataaataattcagatttactaaaacaacaaataaaatcctaatCTGCCTTTAAATCAACGTTTTCTAACAGGTACAGATTTCCACTTCGATGTTGAGTAGACcactttaacagtttttaagaatttttaaacttatttttacatGTACGGCAGAAATTACGTCAAATATTAATAACCGCCTGTAATAATCCGActgtaaataactttaattttagTTCAGATTCGTGAGAACGTTTCTGTGACGGTGATAAATGCTGTTATTGAAATCTAAAGCATTAAACAGAGACAGGCATGTGATTTGATTATATGCTACACCTGCCTGCCATACTTTGAGTCAactccaaacatttttatttacccaacttaataaacacaaagaatcCTCCATATTTGACTTTGAGgaggttttgtttcttacttttttaaatcataagtTATTCTTTTCTTCCTAAGCatcatttttcctttaaattgtcatttttttgttttataatttgctTTAAAGCTCGTTTTTCCTCCAGATAAACACAAGTCAGCTGATAAATATCCTGTTTCAGAGGACTGACCGTCCTGTTTGGAGGGAACGAACACCTGGATTAAACGCAGAACACCTGGATTAAACCCAGAACACCTGGACTCCTCACCTCCACCGTCTCCTCCGTCAGCCCGGTCTCCGCAGAGATCAGCATCACCTCCGTCGTGTCTgggaacttgttttttttaaagttctccTCCAGAATCTGGACCAGCGAGTCGTTCAGCTTCGGGTTCTGTTGGGGTCCGGAAGCCATGGTTTCCCCCGCGCTCctggttcggttcggttcggttcggcaGATGTGcgcgcggcggcggcggctccgGGATCTCTGCGGCTCCGGAGGACGGGTGGAGGTTTTCAGCCGCGGAGGCCGGGCTCACCATCCGAACCGGACCGCCCACAGGGTACGTAACGGTTACTGACTGGGCAAGTATCGGGTATGTACTTAGTACTTATAGGTTAAATACTGGGTACATATTGGGTATGTATAAGGTACTTACTGGCTACATACAGAGTACTTACTGGCTACATACAgagtacttactgggtacataTGGAGTACTTATTATGGAGTACTTACTGAGTACATTTGGAGTAAGTACTGGGTACATATGaagtacttactgggtacatacGGAGTACTTACTATGgagtacttactgggtacatttggagtacttactgggtacatttggagtacttactgggtacattTGGAGTAAGTACTGGGTACATACGGAGTACTTACACATTCCACCCTGGTCAGTTACAGGAACATCTTGGGTACTTCCAAAGTACAAATCATGTATGTTCATGGTATTtatctggtacttacagggAGTACACCTGGTACCAAGTACTAACAGGTCCAAACCCAGTAAATACAGAGTACATACCTGTTTAGTAACAGGTACTGTGTTGTGTATTACTTCAGTGAAGTACTCAGATCTGTCTTTAAACTGAAAGCTGGTAACAGAGTGGAAGTACTTTCAGTAGTACAGTTTTAGTCCCACAGTACTGGAACTGAAGCATTCTGGGTCCAGATGTCTCCATGCGTCTCGCGGGGCGGGACGGGCGGCAGCGCCAACAACAAGCTGCCATTTTATGGTCGTCAAACAGAACGAAGTTCTGAGGAAACGTCGTCCAACCTTCAGATCCGATTGGCTGCTGATAAGAAGGAGACGTCGAGTCCAACGTCCACCCCGAGGACTTCCTGCTTCAGACATAAAGGTGGACAGAGGTTCTGCTCATTGTTCCTGTCCTCAAACATGAAAAGAACCGGATTAAAGAACTCAGACCTGGATGTTCAGGAAGTAAAGACTCCCTCAGGGCGTTTTCCACCGCGTGACATGGAGCCGATCTGCTGTCTGCTGGACGATAATCAGTCAAAGACAAAAGAGTCCATTGTCTTCCAGTTTTAGGATTCTGATCTGGTCTTCATCAGGTTCTAaaacattcagatgaaactttaagaacccaacagaaccctctgtgttgttatttattaaacaagaaCGAAAGAGAAATCTGTGGTTCAGAGTCAGGAGCTGCAGGTGTGTTAGCAcgacgccagggcggaaaggcatcagcaatgacctcagagaagctgcTGCCCGTCAgcctgggaagggtcaaaggtcatttagagtccatcgttctacagagagaaagattactttctgctgattttcaccctgaaggtcagaccgtgcagtgctccgACTCTACAGGcttcagtcagcaggtcaaaggttaaagcctcttctctctctaAAAACAATATGGCTGCTccacttgaaggaaccagaagacttctggaccagaaccagaacctcagagagctgaagcaacgctggaaagaggagtgggccacaactcctccacaaccactGAGCGTTCCTGCCCTCGGACTGACAGCTGGACAGGATCTGTAACGCTCAACGGATCAGACCCGGCGTTCCTCCCAGCAGAACCGGAGAACCTTCCTGGAAGAGATCCTCTCAGGGAGGATGTTTAGGCACCGACTTTCCCGCTTCCAGGgaaaaggaaaaccaaaacaatcgGAGTTCAGTGTTCAGAAACGAGCCTCACCCTCCTccgtaaaagaaaaagaaaacaacctgcGGCCCGGTTCTATTAATAACTCTGGATCTGTGGGTCGTTACAGAACCTTCATCACACACGGCTCTTACATAACAGCCCCAAACGGACCACTCCCATCTGGGACCGAAGGGATTCATCCCGAGCCGGGAGCGGCAGGAACGCGACCTGGCGTGCACCCGGAGGATCTCCAGACAAACAGGGGCGTCGACGAATGCCTTCACTTCCCGATTCAGACGTTCTGAAAAGATCGGAACCAGATGAGCCAGAAAATCTGCCAGAGACTTGGAACAAAGATCCGCACGGATTTAACACGACACTCCTGAACCGGCTGAAAAAcggtttcatttttatttctgctgcagtcGCTGCTCAAAGTCCGACGAGGCTTATGTCAATTAGACGACAGAATAATCCAATCCCttcaggatttcgcggggcattttcctaaaagttgctttttttttatttttactaaaatcaataaacaaccataacttttaatatctaaaccaaaaatccttcctagttctgtaagataattcccaacaaacattgacattctcaaaaggtgctttatttgagaactttgatagcttctaaactgacattcatgagcatttctggattgtccctggtctgcaggaagtgacgtcacgtgtcttcttcctgagttatttggggttattttggttaaagttgcggtgttttgggcaaagttgcgatttcgcagggtttgcttgattttgcgtcaatagttgcgatcgcgacatcgcgaaatcctggagggtctgaagaaacagaaacaggcgACAGGTGAGTTTCTTTCAGGTCgtataaatatttgaaataaattaaaatctaacattaaAGCTGAACTCTTTATGTTGTTTCCTTTGAGTGTTTTTGCAGATTTGATCTGTTCAGGTTTGTTTCTGAGTGAATCAGACAGAAAGCTGCCGTTCGGCGTGCAGCAAGGCTGTGTGTTCGGTTGGTTTAAATCTGCTCCTTTCTTAGAATAAAACTCGTTTCTGCTgttgatgcttttaaaaactcagattttctgtttaaagctgCAAACATCTGGCAGCAAACCGCTCTTTGATCTGCAGAAGTGtgaagctccgcccctctcCAGCTGGAAGCAGCTTTCCAGACGAGGAcagaatccaaaaaaaaaaaaaaaaaagtcactttttttgtttcagcttcttcgaGGCTGGAGCTGAAATCGcgacagcagcagctgggagCCAGACCTGTTcgtttcctgcaggtttttatcTTCAGAgcgaaaaaagaaaactaatcgagtcacagaaaaacaagccgAAAACTCAGAGGCTCTGAAAAGGCTAAACAACCaaaactgatcattttcagctgtttatttatcatttatttaaatattagattAACTTCACAAGAtttactgaaacataaaaaacgTCCAGAAGCAGCCGAAGACTGCTCGTTAAACCTCCAAGAACAGCCGAAACGTGTTTACCTCCAAGATCAGCCGAagcgtgtttgtttacctcgAAGAACAGCCGAagcgtgtttgtttacctccaaGAACAGCCAAAATGTGCTTGTTTACCTCCAAGAACAGCCGAAGCGTGTTTGTTCACCTCCAAGAACAGCCGAAGCGTGTTTGTTCACCTCCAAGAACAGCCGaagcatgtttgtttacctccaaGAACAGCCGAAGCGTGTTTGTTNNNNNNNNNNNNNNNNNNNNNNNNNNNNNNNNNNNNNNNNNNNNNNNNNNNNNNNNNNNNNNNNNNNNNNNNNNNNNNNNNNNNNNNNNNNNNNNNNNNNNNNNNNNNNNNNNNNNNNNNNNNNNNNNNNNNNNNNNNNNNNNNNNNNNNNNNNNNNNNNNNNNNNNNNNNNNNNNNNNNNNNNNNNNNNNNNNNNNNNNNNNNNNNNNNNNNNNNNNNNNNNNNNNNNNNNNNNNNNNNNNNNNNNNNNNNNNNNNNNNNNNNNNNNNNNNNNNNNNNNNNNNNNNNNNNNNNNNNNNNNNNNNNNNNNNNNNNNNNNNNNNNNNNNNNNNNNNNNNNNNNNNNNNNNNNNNNNNNNNNNNNNNNNNNNNNNNNNNNNNNNNNNNNNNNNNNNNNNNNNNNNNNNNNNNNNNNNNNNNNNNNNNNNNNNNNNNNNNNNNNNNNNNNNNNNNNNNNNNNNNNNNNNNNNNNNNNNNNNNNNNNNNNNNNNNNNNNNNNNNNNNNNNNNNNNNNNNNNNNNNNNNNNNNNNNNNNNNNNNNNNNNNNNNNNNNNNNNNNNNNNNNNNNNNNNNNNNNNNNNNNNNNNNNNNNNNNNNNNNNNNNNNNNNNNNNNNNNNNNNNNNNNNNNNNNNNNNNNNNNNNNNNNNNNNNNNNNNNNNNNNNNNNNNNNNNNNNNNNNNNNNNNNNNNNNNNNNNNNNNNNNNNNNNNNNNNNNNNNNNNNNNNNNNNNNNNNNNNNNNNNNNNNNNNNNNNNNNNNNNNNNNNNNNNNNNNNNNNNNNNNNNNNNNNNNNNNNNNNNNNNNNNNNNNNNNNNNNNNNNNNNNNNNNNNNNNNNNNNNNNNNNNNNNNNNNNNNNNNNNNNNNNNNNNNNNNNNNNNNNNNNNNNNNNNNNNNNNNNNNNNNNNNNNNNNNNNNNNNNNNNNNNNNNNNNNNNNNNNNNNNNNNNNNNNNNNNNNNNNNNNNNNNNNNNNNNNNNNNNNNNNNNNNNNNNNNNNNNNNNNNNNNNNNNNNNNNNNNNNNNNNNNNNNNNNNNNNNNNNNNNNNNNNNNNNNNNNNNNNNNNNNNNNNNNNNNNNNNNNNNNNNNNNNNNNNNNNNNNNNNNNNNNNNNNNNNNNNNNNNNNNNNNNNNNNNNNNNNNNNNNNNNNNNNNNNNNNNNNNNNNNNNNNNNNNNNNNNNNNNNNNNNNNNNNNNNNNNNNNNNNNNNNNNNNNNNNNNNNNNNNNNNNNNNNNNNNNNNNNNNNNNNNNNNNNNNNNNNNNNNNNNNNNNNNNNNNNNNNNNNNNNNNNNNNNNNNNNNNNNNNNNNNNNNNNNNGTTTACCTCCAAGAACAGCCGAAGCGTGTTTGTTCACCTCCAAGAACAGCCGaagcatgtttgtttacctccaaGATCAGccgaagtgtgtttgtttacctccaaGAACAGCGGAAATGTTTACCTCTAAGAACAGCCGAAGCCTGCTCCTTAC carries:
- the hopx gene encoding homeodomain-only protein, with product MASGPQQNPKLNDSLVQILEENFKKNKFPDTTEVMLISAETGLTEETVEKWFQKRHEQWRQSEGLPAKVGSILD